One segment of Alnus glutinosa chromosome 2, dhAlnGlut1.1, whole genome shotgun sequence DNA contains the following:
- the LOC133859106 gene encoding probable fructokinase-5, translating into MTISATSPSPSIVAFGEMLIDFVPDTAGVSLAESTGFIKAPGGAPANVACAITKLGGNSAFIGKLGDDEFGHMLVDILKKNSVNTDGVCFDPHARTALAFVTLKKNGEREFMFYRNPSADMLLEESELKMGLIKEAKIFHYGSISLISEPCRSAHIAAMKAAKEAGILLSYDPNLRLPLWPSPDAARDGIKSIWNQADFIKVSDEEVEFLTQGDPEKEEVVMSLWNDNLKLLVVTDGEKGCRYFTKSFKGKVSGFSVKTIDTTGAGDAFVGALLVSMAKDTAIFHDEAKLREALTFANACGAICTTKKGAIPALPSTSHAYELITESKAN; encoded by the exons ATGACGATCTCAGCAACCAGTCCTAGCCCTTCGATCGTGGCTTTTGGTGAGATGCTAATCGATTTCGTGCCCGACACAGCCGGAGTTTCCCTGGCTGAGTCTACCGGCTTCATCAAAGCTCCTGGCGGTGCTCCTGCCAATGTTGCTTGCGCCATCACCAAGCTCGGTGGCAACTCTGCCTTCATTGGCAAG TTGGGAGATGATGAGTTTGGACACATGCTGGTCGATATCTTGAAGAAGAACAGTGTGAATACAGATGGGGTGTGTTTTGATCCGCATGCGAGAACTGCGTTGGCCTTCGTGACGTTGAAGAAGAATGGGGAGAGGGAGTTCATGTTTTACAGAAACCCTAGTGCAGACATGCTGCTCGAAGAGTCCGAGTTGAAGATGGGTCTCATCAAGGAGGCCAAGATATTCCATTATGGATCGATAAGCCTGATATCCGAGCCATGCAGGTCGGCTCACATCGCAGCCATGAAAGCTGCTAAGGAAGCCGGCATATTGCTTTCATATGATCCGAACTTGCGGCTGCCTCTGTGGCCTTCTCCTGATGCAGCTAGAGACGGAATCAAGAGTATCTGGAATCAAGCTGATTTCATCAAG gTGAGTGATGAGGAGGTTGAATTCCTAACACAAGGAGATCCTGAAAAGGAAGAAGTTGTTATGAGCCTGTGGAATGATAACCTCAAGCTGCTTGTTGTTACTGATGGAGAGAAGGGATGTAGATACTTCACAAAG AGTTTTAAAGGAAAGGTTTCTGGGTTCTCGGTGAAAACGATCGACACGACTGGTGCTGGTGATGCTTTTGTTGGTGCACTTTTAGTGTCCATGGCCAAAGATACTGCTATCTTTCAT GATGAAGCAAAACTTAGAGAGGCTCTGACATTTGCAAATGCTTGTGGAGCAATTTGTACAACAAAGAAGGGAGCAATTCCAGCTCTTCCATCCACCTCCCATGCTTATGAGCTCATTACCGAGTCTAAGGCCAACTAG